The Petrotoga sibirica DSM 13575 sequence ACGCCAATCTATCAAAGGATTGCTGACAAAATAATTTCAAGAATATATGAAGGAGAATATCCAATGAACTCATTTCTTCCATCAGAAAATGAGCTAGCCGAAGAATTCCATGTAACAAGAACTACGATAAGAAAAGTTTTAAGTTTATTGAAACAACAAGGGACAATTAAAAGTTACCAAGGAAGAGGATATAAAGTTCAATCTCTTTTTTGGGAACAAAGTCTTTTAAAGTTTTACAGTTTTGGAAAAAGTATAGCCAGCAAGCTTGAGAATTCTAATACTAAACTTATATCGGTAAAAAACGTCTCTGGACTGGAAGATGTTGATGAATTTAAAAACGTCGAATTATGGGAAATTACAAGGTTGAGATTAGTTGGAGAAATTCCTTTAATATTGGAAAGCTCTTACATCCCTATTGATTTTCTAAAAAAAACAGATAATAAAAATCTAGAAACAAAACCTTTGTATGATTTACTTGCCAGAGAAGGAATAAGATGTGTCAATGCCAAAGAATATCTCGAACCTATCCTACCTTCGATAGAAGCCCAAGAATTGCTAGAAATTGATGAAAATATTCCTCTTTTTCAAACTACAAGATATACATATGATTCGGAAAATAGGTTGGTAGAATTCAGAGAAAGCCTGA is a genomic window containing:
- a CDS encoding GntR family transcriptional regulator, whose product is MADYKTPIYQRIADKIISRIYEGEYPMNSFLPSENELAEEFHVTRTTIRKVLSLLKQQGTIKSYQGRGYKVQSLFWEQSLLKFYSFGKSIASKLENSNTKLISVKNVSGLEDVDEFKNVELWEITRLRLVGEIPLILESSYIPIDFLKKTDNKNLETKPLYDLLAREGIRCVNAKEYLEPILPSIEAQELLEIDENIPLFQTTRYTYDSENRLVEFRESLIRADHFRFFTELKL